One Corynebacterium tuberculostearicum DNA window includes the following coding sequences:
- a CDS encoding acyl-CoA thioesterase produces the protein MMATPSVHTYRIQTRWSDFDMYGHMMNANYIELAQEARLAFAKEHIYSKGLDFIAFVRHLDVDFLRPMEFKDTTTVEVETTISQIGTTSFTTTQQVKDDQGEVAATVECVQVVVDRQQQTPRPLTEQEKDILQNTAAN, from the coding sequence ATGATGGCAACCCCAAGTGTGCACACGTATCGTATTCAGACCCGCTGGTCGGACTTTGATATGTACGGCCACATGATGAACGCAAACTATATCGAGCTCGCCCAGGAAGCGCGCTTGGCCTTTGCCAAGGAGCATATCTATTCCAAAGGCCTCGATTTCATTGCGTTCGTGCGCCACCTCGATGTGGATTTCCTGCGCCCGATGGAGTTTAAGGACACCACTACGGTGGAGGTAGAAACTACCATTTCGCAGATTGGCACCACCTCGTTTACCACTACCCAGCAGGTCAAGGATGACCAAGGGGAAGTCGCGGCAACTGTGGAGTGCGTGCAGGTAGTCGTCGACCGCCAGCAGCAGACCCCGCGCCCGCTGACGGAACAGGAAAAGGATATTCTGCAAAATACCGCAGCCAACTAA
- the ald gene encoding alanine dehydrogenase, with translation MRIAVPKEIMNNENRVALTPMGAQTLVADGHEVYVETGAGEGASFPDSAYKDAGTTIVDSAEETWSQAELLLKVKEPLESEYKYLRSDLTVFTYLHLAADRPLAEALVEADTTSIAYETVTDRHGTLPLLTPMSQVAGRLAVIEGTHHLLSTQGGRGLLVSGVPGTQPARVVVIGGGQVGASAVAMAHGLRAEVTVLDLDPHVLQRFDDQYAGGVRTLISDPATIEKELQEADLVIGAVLIPGSAAPKLVREETVKKMKKGAVLVDVAIDQGGCFENSKKTSHDDPTFKVHDTLFYCVANMPGAVANTSTRALSSATLPYIRAVAKDNLDAAIKRFPGLEGGVMTRGGRLVSEPVRKAFDWDD, from the coding sequence ATGCGTATTGCGGTACCAAAAGAAATCATGAATAACGAGAACCGCGTGGCTCTCACTCCTATGGGAGCGCAAACCCTCGTTGCTGATGGCCATGAAGTGTACGTTGAAACCGGTGCCGGTGAAGGCGCATCCTTCCCCGATTCTGCCTACAAGGATGCCGGTACCACAATTGTGGACTCAGCGGAAGAGACGTGGTCGCAAGCGGAACTGCTGCTCAAAGTCAAGGAGCCACTCGAGTCCGAGTACAAGTACCTGCGCTCGGACCTTACCGTCTTTACCTACCTTCACCTCGCTGCGGACCGCCCGCTGGCGGAGGCACTGGTGGAGGCCGATACCACCTCGATTGCCTATGAAACGGTCACCGATCGCCACGGTACTTTGCCTCTGCTGACTCCAATGTCCCAGGTGGCTGGTCGCCTTGCCGTTATCGAAGGCACCCACCACCTGCTGTCCACCCAGGGCGGTCGCGGTTTGCTGGTCTCTGGCGTTCCGGGCACCCAGCCGGCACGTGTCGTCGTGATCGGCGGCGGCCAAGTTGGCGCCTCCGCCGTTGCGATGGCCCACGGCCTGCGCGCCGAAGTCACCGTGCTGGACCTTGATCCACACGTCTTGCAGCGCTTCGATGACCAGTACGCCGGTGGCGTGCGCACTCTGATCTCGGATCCGGCCACCATCGAAAAGGAGCTACAGGAAGCTGACCTTGTCATCGGTGCCGTGCTCATTCCAGGTTCCGCTGCGCCGAAACTGGTGCGCGAGGAGACCGTGAAGAAGATGAAGAAGGGCGCTGTTCTCGTGGACGTGGCCATCGACCAGGGCGGTTGCTTCGAAAACTCGAAGAAGACCTCCCACGATGATCCCACCTTTAAGGTGCACGACACCTTGTTCTACTGCGTGGCTAATATGCCAGGCGCGGTGGCTAATACCTCGACCCGCGCGCTATCGTCTGCGACGTTGCCGTATATCCGCGCGGTAGCCAAGGACAACTTGGATGCCGCCATCAAGCGCTTCCCAGGCCTAGAAGGCGGTGTGATGACCCGAGGCGGTCGTCTGGTGTCCGAGCCTGTGCGTAAGGCTTTTGACTGGGACGACTAA
- a CDS encoding globin yields MDSVYEAIGGMKTFERLVHGFYSQVKEDDIIGPMYPDNDWEGAEQRLTWFLAQYWGGPQLFSENRGHPRLRMRHAPYPIDITAHDRWLELMGNSLAKIDEETIPPAYREMIWDHMQRVAAMMINKAP; encoded by the coding sequence ATGGATTCTGTTTATGAGGCCATTGGCGGCATGAAAACCTTTGAGCGCCTCGTCCACGGCTTTTATTCCCAAGTCAAAGAGGACGATATCATCGGCCCAATGTACCCCGATAATGACTGGGAAGGCGCCGAGCAGCGCCTTACCTGGTTCTTGGCACAGTATTGGGGTGGCCCGCAGCTCTTCTCTGAAAACCGCGGCCACCCGCGCCTGCGCATGCGCCACGCCCCTTACCCCATCGATATAACCGCGCATGACCGGTGGTTAGAGCTTATGGGTAACTCCCTCGCCAAGATCGACGAGGAAACCATCCCACCGGCCTACCGCGAGATGATCTGGGATCATATGCAGCGCGTAGCAGCCATGATGATCAACAAAGCGCCCTAG